A window of Pseudodesulfovibrio sp. JC047 contains these coding sequences:
- a CDS encoding metal ABC transporter permease, whose translation MEFFYDFIRQPLMEWAKAGTLPEFFQYAFVVNALLCAVIAGPLLGGIGTMVVSKRLAFFSQAVGQAALTGVALGVMLGESVTAPYASLFGFCILFALAMNFTRNRTRMKQDTVIGVFLSISLAVGACVLLYVTARVNMHVLDNILFGSILTVNDTDMNVLLSIAFVCVAVGIPTYNHMLLASFNPSLAQVRGVNAKLYDYVFVLMITVITVACLKIVGAVLVEALLIIPAASARNISRSMKGFFFYSVIFATASCLLGIIIPMQFEIPVPSGGAIILTASVFFALTALVQGFSGAFKEAA comes from the coding sequence ATGGAATTCTTCTACGACTTCATTCGCCAGCCGCTCATGGAATGGGCCAAGGCCGGGACGCTTCCCGAGTTTTTTCAATACGCCTTTGTCGTGAACGCGCTGTTATGCGCTGTCATTGCCGGGCCGCTTTTGGGCGGTATCGGGACTATGGTCGTTTCGAAACGTCTCGCCTTTTTTTCGCAAGCGGTGGGTCAGGCTGCCCTGACAGGTGTTGCGCTCGGCGTCATGCTTGGCGAGTCGGTGACCGCACCGTATGCGTCATTATTTGGTTTTTGCATTCTTTTTGCTTTGGCCATGAATTTTACCAGGAACCGCACGCGCATGAAACAAGACACGGTCATCGGGGTCTTCCTCTCCATCTCGTTGGCCGTGGGCGCGTGCGTGCTTCTGTATGTCACGGCACGTGTGAATATGCATGTGTTGGATAATATCCTGTTCGGGTCCATTCTCACGGTCAACGACACTGATATGAACGTTTTGTTGAGTATTGCTTTTGTGTGTGTGGCTGTGGGGATTCCAACCTATAATCACATGTTGCTGGCCAGTTTCAATCCGAGTCTGGCCCAGGTGCGTGGGGTCAATGCAAAATTATATGACTATGTGTTTGTGTTGATGATTACCGTCATTACGGTGGCGTGCCTCAAAATCGTCGGTGCCGTCTTGGTCGAGGCGCTTCTGATTATTCCGGCTGCTTCGGCTCGAAATATCAGTCGTTCCATGAAAGGCTTCTTCTTTTATAGTGTAATTTTTGCGACCGCGAGTTGCCTGCTTGGAATCATCATCCCCATGCAGTTCGAGATTCCGGTTCCGTCCGGTGGAGCGATTATTCTGACCGCGTCCGTCTTTTTTGCCCTGACAGCCCTTGTTCAAGGGTTCTCAGGCGCGTTCAAGGAGGCGGCATGA
- a CDS encoding zinc ABC transporter substrate-binding protein — translation MIRSFILSVLFFVVGMTCPGLASAKVTVLTSLDVVQALGMALTQDTSIEVVNVVPKGYFMMGQDAYFKKHQKTFFAQAVRADAVLTIGAAWPADSLYKWARRGNIHVVNIDVSQPLDGYGAGVPLIAVGEGFSPYVWRSPANLTRMAAIAADDLSRLVPAEAPTILANLKALQTRLFTLRNTYEQAFLELDVVDVAALTNGFTYLTDEFGLNIVFSVIEPEEHWTETRQTTIAGQLKEDMLSTVVCAWEPGEIAKSVLARGGAHPVVLKRYVFSSTEAPDVSLVKWYEGNLSRLLKVLKTESGG, via the coding sequence ATGATCCGTTCCTTCATTTTATCCGTGCTGTTTTTTGTTGTAGGAATGACCTGTCCGGGGCTGGCCAGTGCCAAGGTGACTGTCTTGACGTCATTGGATGTGGTGCAGGCCTTGGGGATGGCCCTGACACAGGATACGTCCATTGAGGTCGTGAATGTCGTGCCCAAGGGGTATTTCATGATGGGGCAGGATGCGTATTTCAAGAAACATCAGAAGACCTTTTTTGCGCAGGCTGTCCGTGCAGATGCCGTTCTGACTATTGGCGCAGCCTGGCCAGCAGATTCGCTCTATAAATGGGCACGGCGCGGCAATATTCATGTTGTGAATATTGATGTGTCCCAACCGCTTGATGGATACGGGGCCGGTGTCCCGCTCATTGCGGTGGGGGAAGGCTTTTCTCCGTATGTCTGGCGAAGCCCCGCCAACCTGACTCGAATGGCGGCCATTGCCGCTGATGACCTGAGTCGACTGGTCCCTGCCGAAGCTCCGACCATTCTGGCAAACCTCAAGGCTCTGCAAACCCGCCTTTTCACGCTGCGCAATACCTATGAGCAGGCTTTTCTTGAACTTGATGTGGTGGATGTCGCGGCCTTGACCAATGGATTTACGTATCTGACCGATGAGTTCGGTCTGAATATCGTGTTTTCTGTGATCGAGCCGGAAGAACACTGGACTGAAACCAGACAGACGACGATAGCCGGACAATTGAAGGAAGACATGCTTTCGACTGTCGTGTGTGCCTGGGAGCCGGGCGAGATTGCCAAAAGTGTTCTTGCCCGTGGCGGTGCTCATCCCGTTGTGTTGAAACGGTACGTCTTTTCTTCGACAGAGGCCCCGGACGTTTCATTGGTGAAATGGTATGAGGGGAATTTGTCACGGCTGCTCAAGGTATTGAAAACTGAATCTGGAGGATGA
- a CDS encoding metal ABC transporter ATP-binding protein: MTRVTHLGRGPEIHFDTVGLKLGGNTILDDISFTVKQGTIHCIIGPNGGGKTSLIRCMLGQMPHTGDIRLCWGNECSMGYVPQKLEYDDTLPMTVRDFMAMIGQRRPAFLGLRRDRRSAVNAVLERVNMLDKKDRPFGSLSGGERQRVLLAQALLPEPKLLVLDEPATGLDKAGSAIMHEIIGELSDGGTTIVIIHHDLGVVRELAHGVTCLNREMVFSGDPKTELTSDRIFSLFSSSPKAA, from the coding sequence GTGACCAGAGTAACACATCTCGGCCGAGGTCCTGAAATCCATTTTGACACGGTTGGTTTGAAGCTCGGCGGCAATACCATTCTGGATGATATCAGCTTCACCGTGAAACAGGGGACAATTCATTGCATCATCGGTCCAAATGGTGGCGGAAAGACGTCGCTTATCCGGTGCATGTTGGGACAGATGCCGCATACCGGCGATATCCGTCTCTGCTGGGGAAATGAGTGCAGCATGGGATATGTGCCGCAAAAACTCGAATATGATGACACGCTGCCGATGACGGTGCGAGATTTCATGGCCATGATCGGACAGCGCAGGCCTGCGTTTCTGGGATTGCGACGAGATCGTCGGTCTGCGGTCAATGCCGTGTTGGAGCGGGTGAACATGCTCGACAAGAAAGACCGTCCCTTTGGCTCTCTGTCCGGCGGCGAACGGCAACGCGTTCTTTTGGCTCAGGCCCTGTTGCCGGAGCCGAAGCTGTTGGTGCTCGATGAACCCGCAACCGGGCTGGACAAGGCTGGATCAGCCATCATGCACGAGATTATCGGTGAATTGTCCGATGGCGGGACAACCATTGTCATTATCCATCATGATTTGGGTGTGGTGCGTGAATTGGCGCACGGTGTCACCTGTCTCAACCGTGAAATGGTGTTCTCTGGCGATCCGAAAACCGAATTGACGTCAGACCGGATTTTTTCGCTTTTTTCCTCTTCTCCCAAGGCTGCATAA
- a CDS encoding DUF4198 domain-containing protein: protein MKKRFIPLLTALCVLAVVSSAFAHFMVVYTPEIALDEAQDLDMRIMFTHPAEAGHMMDMGGIEEFYVVKQRGDMAAKKVDLKKYLKEIVWKNPHSKAQAFSAMIPKKEIRSMGDYVFVMKPGYYFEKEEGLYMQQITKLILNVGGIPGNWAEPVGLPCEIVPLIKPYGLWTGNVFKAQVLSAGKPVAGAEVEVEYMSHMPNLKDNTMPEKCSVDYPHDAFVTQTIFTDDNGYITFGIPKAGWWGFAALGVGPETEYQGKELGQDAVIWVKAEDI from the coding sequence ATGAAAAAACGTTTTATTCCCCTGCTGACCGCCTTGTGCGTGCTGGCTGTTGTCAGTTCTGCCTTTGCCCATTTCATGGTTGTGTACACCCCTGAAATCGCTTTGGATGAAGCACAGGATCTGGATATGCGGATCATGTTCACCCATCCTGCCGAGGCTGGTCACATGATGGATATGGGTGGAATCGAAGAGTTTTACGTTGTGAAACAGCGCGGAGACATGGCCGCCAAAAAAGTGGACCTGAAAAAATATCTCAAAGAGATCGTTTGGAAAAATCCCCATTCCAAGGCCCAGGCTTTTTCTGCCATGATTCCCAAAAAGGAAATTCGCTCCATGGGTGACTACGTCTTCGTCATGAAGCCCGGTTACTACTTCGAGAAGGAAGAAGGCTTGTACATGCAGCAGATCACCAAGCTGATCCTCAATGTGGGCGGCATCCCGGGCAACTGGGCCGAACCTGTTGGCCTGCCGTGCGAAATCGTTCCCCTGATCAAACCCTACGGTTTGTGGACCGGCAACGTCTTCAAGGCGCAGGTTCTGTCCGCTGGCAAGCCGGTGGCTGGTGCCGAGGTTGAGGTTGAATACATGAGCCACATGCCGAATCTGAAAGATAACACCATGCCCGAGAAGTGCTCGGTGGATTATCCGCATGACGCGTTTGTGACCCAGACGATCTTCACCGATGACAATGGATATATCACCTTTGGTATTCCCAAGGCCGGTTGGTGGGGCTTTGCCGCTCTCGGTGTTGGTCCCGAGACCGAATACCAGGGCAAGGAACTTGGTCAGGACGCCGTGATTTGGGTCAAGGCCGAAGATATCTAG
- a CDS encoding zinc ABC transporter substrate-binding protein: MMRKIGLGFVLVCCLASSVFAAGKPRIGITLHPYYSFVAAIVGDTAEVVPLIGEGFNPHNYRPQPEDIKRCMTLDALVVNGIGHDEFAFESVKAANVQDSLPIIFANKDVSLIPVSGHLDGKKIVNPHTFVSVTASVRQVYTIAKGLGEIFPEHAALYRANARKYAKKLRKLKARYMKRIANLPSMDFRCATIHGGYDYLFQDFGLQVTAVIEPGHGLKPTASQLAKTIDEIQRLGVDVIFTEMAFPDKYVETIHEETGIRIRHLSHLTNGKYTVDGFEKGLSANLEALTSALIDAQSVKQGGACDQSNTSRPRS, encoded by the coding sequence ATGATGCGGAAGATAGGATTGGGATTTGTGCTTGTCTGTTGTTTGGCAAGCAGTGTTTTTGCAGCGGGAAAACCGCGTATCGGGATCACCTTGCACCCGTATTACAGTTTTGTCGCGGCGATTGTCGGTGATACCGCCGAGGTCGTGCCTTTGATCGGGGAAGGGTTCAATCCGCACAACTATCGGCCACAGCCCGAGGATATCAAGCGGTGCATGACGCTTGACGCGTTGGTGGTCAATGGCATCGGGCATGACGAATTTGCATTCGAGTCAGTCAAGGCCGCCAATGTACAGGATTCATTACCCATCATTTTTGCCAACAAGGATGTCTCCCTGATTCCGGTTTCCGGCCATCTGGATGGGAAGAAGATCGTCAATCCGCACACGTTTGTTTCGGTCACGGCTTCGGTCAGACAGGTGTATACCATTGCAAAGGGATTGGGAGAGATTTTTCCGGAGCACGCTGCCTTGTATCGTGCAAATGCACGAAAATATGCAAAGAAATTGCGGAAACTCAAGGCGCGGTACATGAAGCGGATCGCGAATTTGCCCAGCATGGATTTTCGATGTGCAACCATTCACGGCGGGTACGATTATCTCTTTCAGGATTTTGGTCTGCAAGTGACCGCAGTCATTGAACCCGGGCACGGGTTGAAGCCCACGGCCAGTCAGCTTGCAAAGACCATCGATGAAATACAGCGGCTTGGTGTGGATGTCATTTTTACGGAAATGGCATTCCCTGACAAGTATGTGGAGACAATCCACGAGGAAACAGGAATTCGTATTCGGCATTTGTCGCATTTGACCAATGGGAAATATACGGTGGATGGTTTTGAAAAAGGGTTGTCCGCCAATCTTGAAGCATTGACCAGCGCGCTCATTGATGCGCAATCCGTCAAACAGGGAGGGGCATGTGACCAGAGTAACACATCTCGGCCGAGGTCCTGA
- a CDS encoding FeoB-associated Cys-rich membrane protein: MDTFVAIAIIVVAACFVFVKIRSQLRNKGGGCGCSGGCSSGAEIDSGAYCVNKGKGEKNEK; encoded by the coding sequence ATGGATACGTTCGTCGCCATAGCGATTATCGTGGTTGCCGCCTGTTTTGTTTTTGTCAAGATACGATCCCAGTTGCGGAATAAGGGAGGCGGTTGCGGGTGCTCGGGAGGATGCAGTAGTGGAGCGGAAATTGATTCCGGCGCATATTGTGTGAATAAAGGAAAAGGGGAAAAGAATGAAAAGTAG
- the feoB gene encoding ferrous iron transport protein B — MGSKNLLVALAGQPNCGKSTVFNMLTGARQHVANYPGVTVEKKMGTFSIDGKRVELVDLPGTYSLTSYSMEERVARDFLLGDTPDVVVDVADASNLKRNLYLTLQLMEMDVPTILNLNMMDVAERRGQGIDVRQLEVVLDTPVIPTKAKRGEGGEALKAAIKDLSEHGRKSSFKIEYGALEPYIAELEEVLVKEPVLCVQYPVRWVAIKLLENDAGALELVERTHPEAEQVKTLVESCRARFHEEKDLVAERHIAFTRHAECAKIAREVVTLPTEKKRNLSDKADRYVCSRFFGPIILIGILLILYEISIVFGNWLALQAWPIWGGLERLAGDLLPQAGFLNDPLLRSLGLWVVKSTTAILNYLPIFFLLFTLIAILEDSGYMPRMAFILDRLFRRFGLHGQSTLPMILGGVYVGGCAIPGVMATKAIPDERARLATILIVPMMNCLAKVPLYLILIGAYFADTGGLALFFIATVTLFMALPVAKLLSLTVLKKQPQAPFIMEMPPYHIPTISGVLRRGFERVWLFLKKIVTVVVAVAVVVYVLINYPGLTESREAHFQQMQDASISAFMADVQKTGLKEAVSADDVLPIILFGESLKHAKIGIKDKEKAAQVNAEFQATNPTYYSVVKRVGKDGKKLNRSLKKVIKVRKKVRREARAERFETSFLGVMGRALEPVTQWAGFNWRINIALLSAFAAKENSAATLGAIYGIDGSDQSVQQSMKEGESGFTPLHALALMLFMALYPPCVPASIMVRHEANSTKWMLFSIGYQTFLGLIVASLVFTGGRVLGLTGFQTMWAFYALCVATTLGMAMIPNPEDSINVATSTTNSCTKNCS, encoded by the coding sequence ATGGGATCGAAGAATTTGCTCGTGGCGTTGGCTGGACAGCCAAATTGTGGAAAATCCACGGTTTTCAATATGTTGACAGGTGCCCGGCAACATGTGGCCAACTATCCTGGCGTGACGGTTGAAAAGAAAATGGGAACGTTTTCCATTGATGGGAAACGGGTGGAGTTGGTTGACCTTCCCGGCACCTACAGTCTGACATCCTATTCCATGGAAGAGCGGGTTGCCCGTGATTTTTTGTTGGGGGATACTCCTGATGTCGTGGTTGATGTCGCCGATGCGTCCAATCTCAAACGGAATTTGTATCTGACACTCCAGTTGATGGAGATGGACGTTCCGACCATTCTCAATCTGAATATGATGGATGTGGCGGAACGACGCGGTCAGGGGATTGATGTCAGGCAGCTTGAAGTTGTCCTTGATACGCCTGTGATTCCGACGAAAGCGAAACGTGGTGAAGGCGGAGAAGCGCTGAAGGCAGCGATCAAGGATCTGTCCGAACATGGACGGAAATCCTCTTTCAAGATCGAATATGGTGCGCTTGAACCATATATTGCCGAGCTTGAAGAGGTTTTGGTCAAAGAGCCGGTTTTGTGCGTTCAGTATCCTGTTCGGTGGGTTGCCATCAAGTTGTTGGAAAACGACGCTGGTGCCCTTGAATTGGTGGAGCGGACACATCCAGAAGCCGAGCAGGTCAAGACTTTGGTGGAGTCGTGCCGAGCGCGTTTTCATGAAGAAAAAGACCTCGTGGCAGAACGGCATATCGCGTTTACCCGTCATGCCGAGTGCGCCAAGATTGCCCGTGAAGTCGTGACATTGCCCACTGAGAAAAAGCGGAATTTGTCAGACAAGGCTGATCGGTATGTGTGCAGCCGGTTTTTCGGGCCGATCATTTTGATTGGCATTTTGTTGATTCTCTATGAAATTTCGATTGTTTTTGGAAATTGGCTTGCGCTTCAGGCCTGGCCCATATGGGGCGGTTTGGAACGGTTGGCTGGTGACCTTTTGCCGCAGGCCGGATTCCTCAATGATCCGTTGTTGCGTTCATTGGGATTGTGGGTGGTCAAATCAACAACGGCTATCTTGAATTATCTGCCGATCTTTTTCTTGCTGTTTACCTTGATCGCCATCTTGGAAGACAGCGGATACATGCCGCGAATGGCGTTCATTCTGGATCGACTGTTCAGACGCTTCGGCCTGCACGGGCAATCCACGTTGCCCATGATCCTTGGTGGAGTGTATGTCGGTGGCTGCGCCATTCCTGGTGTCATGGCGACCAAGGCTATCCCTGACGAGCGTGCTCGACTGGCGACCATTCTGATCGTTCCGATGATGAATTGTCTTGCCAAAGTGCCGTTATATTTGATTTTGATCGGCGCGTATTTCGCCGATACCGGCGGGCTGGCCCTGTTCTTCATTGCGACCGTGACTTTGTTTATGGCTTTGCCGGTTGCTAAGTTGTTGTCTTTGACCGTTTTGAAAAAACAGCCTCAGGCGCCGTTTATCATGGAGATGCCGCCTTATCATATCCCGACGATATCCGGTGTGCTTCGCCGTGGCTTTGAACGGGTCTGGTTGTTTTTGAAAAAGATCGTGACCGTGGTCGTGGCTGTGGCTGTCGTGGTCTATGTGCTGATCAATTATCCCGGCCTGACTGAAAGCAGGGAGGCGCATTTTCAGCAGATGCAGGACGCTTCGATTTCCGCCTTCATGGCCGATGTGCAAAAGACCGGGTTGAAAGAAGCGGTCTCTGCCGATGACGTTCTGCCCATCATTTTGTTCGGAGAGTCGTTGAAACACGCGAAGATCGGTATCAAGGACAAGGAAAAGGCCGCGCAGGTCAATGCCGAATTCCAGGCAACCAATCCGACCTACTACTCTGTGGTGAAACGAGTCGGCAAAGATGGAAAGAAGCTGAATCGTTCGTTGAAGAAAGTGATCAAGGTCCGCAAGAAAGTCCGGCGTGAGGCCCGTGCCGAGCGATTTGAAACAAGTTTCCTCGGCGTCATGGGGCGCGCGCTTGAGCCAGTGACTCAATGGGCGGGATTCAATTGGCGTATCAATATTGCCTTGTTGTCCGCTTTTGCGGCCAAGGAAAACTCTGCGGCCACGCTCGGAGCCATTTATGGCATCGATGGGTCGGACCAGTCGGTCCAGCAGAGCATGAAGGAAGGCGAGAGTGGATTCACGCCGCTTCACGCCCTGGCCCTCATGTTGTTCATGGCCCTGTACCCGCCCTGCGTTCCCGCATCCATCATGGTGCGTCATGAAGCCAATTCCACGAAATGGATGCTGTTTTCCATCGGGTATCAGACATTTCTCGGCCTGATTGTGGCCAGTCTGGTCTTTACCGGAGGCCGTGTCCTTGGCCTGACGGGATTTCAAACCATGTGGGCGTTTTATGCCCTTTGTGTGGCGACCACGCTTGGCATGGCCATGATTCCCAATCCCGAAGATTCAATAAATGTGGCGACGTCCACAACCAATTCGTGCACGAAGAATTGCTCTTAA